Proteins from a genomic interval of uncultured Methanocorpusculum sp.:
- a CDS encoding cache domain-containing protein — protein sequence MLRHAFSKILFILVVLLFISTSGCILETQNTPELQPVSDEYYAKMDTVLYPYMQTVDEQMQEINALVWETARELDGVPMDDPAVDLALLKLKSEIPLSFDLGRLDKDNILRAVTNEQYVQWAVGTYIPANHYTEEELKAAGENCTISQFTFFENGEQGVMVIAPVYDVNGNYDCTLQVALDVGYLFSGPAEELRTKYGYTVWVAQDDGIVIYDEDTPEIGADLKNPSSAYPPSLNSAITDILDNESGKTSYIYYTIDWHDIIQTNAVWSTLDPGYGQNWRVVLIDNVPMPHQTSELTVTREELKAFVTNAYVYAQTHEKSEGIAEFNNPNGEFIDGELYIFAGNLDGTVLSLPYQPPLIGTNLWMAEDTTGVKYVQRQIARAEQGGGYVMYLYPNPTQDFTTELKLSYVMPIDDEWFIGAGMYEHNTSLAHTTSVDWQERNEFIKQVRTMQYLAEVEGVSAVTDMMMDPNSDIQIEGLYPMAITENGTVLAFARNPDIVGTNQLGRVNSLDISLIREGISLGKEGGGLMYTLMWDSTINKENFILVYVVPADDDAYFASFIILE from the coding sequence ATGCTAAGACATGCTTTTTCGAAGATCCTCTTTATCTTAGTTGTTCTTCTTTTCATATCTACATCCGGCTGCATTCTCGAGACGCAGAACACCCCGGAACTTCAACCGGTCTCAGATGAATATTATGCCAAGATGGATACGGTTCTGTATCCTTACATGCAGACCGTCGATGAGCAGATGCAGGAGATCAACGCATTGGTGTGGGAGACGGCACGGGAACTCGACGGTGTGCCGATGGACGATCCTGCGGTCGATCTGGCATTACTGAAACTGAAAAGCGAGATCCCGCTGTCCTTTGATCTCGGCCGCCTCGATAAGGACAATATCTTACGGGCTGTTACCAATGAACAGTATGTTCAGTGGGCGGTCGGGACCTATATTCCTGCCAACCATTACACAGAAGAAGAACTCAAAGCTGCAGGTGAGAATTGTACGATATCCCAGTTCACCTTTTTTGAAAACGGCGAACAGGGAGTCATGGTCATCGCACCGGTTTATGACGTAAACGGGAATTATGACTGTACCCTTCAGGTAGCTCTGGATGTAGGGTATCTCTTCTCCGGACCGGCAGAGGAACTGAGAACGAAATACGGGTATACCGTCTGGGTCGCTCAGGACGACGGGATCGTCATTTATGACGAGGACACACCGGAAATAGGTGCAGATCTCAAGAACCCCTCGTCGGCATATCCGCCATCATTGAACTCGGCGATCACCGACATTCTGGACAATGAATCAGGAAAGACATCCTACATTTACTATACAATAGACTGGCACGATATCATTCAGACGAATGCCGTATGGAGTACGCTTGATCCGGGATACGGACAGAACTGGCGGGTCGTGCTTATCGACAACGTCCCGATGCCGCATCAAACAAGTGAACTCACGGTTACCAGGGAAGAGCTGAAAGCATTCGTCACCAATGCCTACGTTTATGCCCAGACGCATGAAAAATCAGAGGGCATTGCGGAGTTCAATAATCCAAACGGGGAGTTCATCGATGGAGAGTTGTACATATTCGCCGGGAATCTGGATGGTACCGTACTATCACTTCCCTATCAGCCGCCCCTTATCGGAACGAATTTGTGGATGGCGGAAGATACGACCGGAGTAAAATATGTACAGAGACAGATCGCCAGGGCAGAACAGGGCGGCGGATATGTCATGTATCTGTATCCAAACCCGACACAGGATTTCACCACAGAGTTGAAATTGTCCTATGTCATGCCGATAGATGATGAGTGGTTCATCGGTGCGGGAATGTACGAGCACAACACCTCGCTCGCCCATACGACCAGCGTTGACTGGCAGGAGCGAAACGAATTTATCAAACAGGTTCGAACCATGCAGTATCTTGCAGAAGTCGAGGGGGTCTCTGCGGTTACTGATATGATGATGGATCCAAACAGCGATATCCAGATCGAAGGATTATATCCAATGGCGATCACCGAAAACGGGACTGTACTGGCATTTGCAAGAAATCCGGACATTGTAGGTACAAATCAGCTTGGGAGAGTAAATTCATTAGATATCTCGTTAATACGGGAAGGTATCTCTCTTGGAAAAGAGGGAGGAGGACTGATGTATACCCTTATGTGGGACTCCACAATTAACAAAGAAAATTTTATCCTTGTATATGTGGTTCCGGCAGATGACGATGCCTACTTTGCAAGTTTTATTATTCTTGAATGA
- a CDS encoding cache domain-containing protein translates to MTDPLYSEPTISSAMNLIAEEKQGNVSYMFQNVGWTYYVQANAVWDTIDLPNNIEWRVVLSDNTNFDPHGNNKPTIEDLKAFVEKAYIYAQTQTKEEALRAFNDPNGEFIDGELYIFAYDMNGTTLALPYQQSLVGTNRWYGEDIIGVRPLQRFIDKAKFGGGFVYYQYPNPNDKFLPELKLSYVMSVDEDWLIGAGIYPGTMSLNYSWEERNQLITQVRGLQYLSTILPEEEILQMINDPESTIQIDGLYPFALNPNGTVLCSAYNSSQNGKNLLGYTNSYDMSPVREIISLGESGGGLMYSLVWDAALDKEVYVLIYVEPADEETYYGSVMRLE, encoded by the coding sequence TTGACCGATCCGCTGTACAGCGAACCAACCATCAGCAGCGCGATGAACCTCATAGCTGAAGAAAAACAGGGGAATGTATCATACATGTTTCAAAATGTTGGCTGGACCTATTACGTACAGGCAAACGCCGTATGGGATACGATCGACCTGCCCAACAACATTGAATGGAGAGTTGTTCTCAGTGACAATACCAACTTCGATCCACACGGAAACAATAAACCCACCATCGAGGATCTGAAAGCATTTGTTGAAAAAGCATACATTTACGCCCAGACTCAAACCAAAGAAGAGGCATTACGTGCGTTCAACGATCCGAATGGAGAGTTCATCGACGGTGAACTCTACATCTTCGCCTACGACATGAACGGAACGACCTTGGCTCTGCCGTATCAGCAGAGCCTTGTTGGAACAAACAGGTGGTACGGAGAAGATATTATCGGTGTGAGACCTCTCCAGAGATTTATCGACAAAGCAAAATTCGGAGGAGGATTCGTGTACTATCAGTATCCAAACCCGAACGACAAATTCCTGCCTGAGTTAAAGCTGTCATATGTCATGTCGGTCGATGAAGACTGGCTGATTGGAGCAGGAATCTATCCGGGAACCATGTCTCTCAACTACAGCTGGGAGGAGCGAAATCAGCTGATCACTCAGGTGAGGGGACTCCAGTATCTATCCACCATACTCCCAGAAGAGGAGATTTTGCAGATGATCAATGATCCGGAAAGTACAATCCAAATCGATGGACTGTATCCTTTTGCTCTGAATCCAAATGGAACCGTTCTTTGCAGTGCATACAACTCATCACAGAACGGAAAGAACTTGCTTGGATACACAAATTCCTATGATATGTCCCCGGTCCGGGAAATCATATCACTGGGTGAATCCGGAGGCGGGCTCATGTACAGCCTCGTCTGGGACGCTGCTCTGGACAAAGAAGTGTATGTACTCATTTATGTGGAGCCGGCAGATGAAGAGACCTACTACGGCAGCGTAATGCGTTTGGAGTGA
- a CDS encoding aminotransferase class V-fold PLP-dependent enzyme, with protein sequence MAQDPRPIIYLNNAATSWPKPPAVSEALSRSLSLPVFGSGRTTGTQGEDYITQARDELSALFGVGDPENIIFTHNATDSLNLLISGFLANQKQTCGVLTTALDHNSVLRPLHEYQRMGRLRLGILPFERGVVSPESVEEAIQKDTRLMVMTHASNVLGSVQDIKVIGDILHDRGIYFIVDGAQTAGHIPINLRHLPVDAFVFTGHKALFGVPGTGGFYLRDPQAISPVRFGGTGTNSQSLFHPGEMPERFEAGTQNYPGLAALTAGVRFIKEKGIPAIRDKAEKQSVYIIRELKKEEKITVYHETPKVPVIAFNIRGLSNDDVGFILARAYNIITRTGLHCAPLAHKIIDDGQGCIRMSLSCMTTDEECRLAVEAVREIAQNAD encoded by the coding sequence ATGGCACAGGATCCCCGCCCTATTATCTACCTGAACAATGCCGCCACCAGCTGGCCGAAACCTCCCGCTGTCAGTGAAGCACTTTCGCGATCCCTCTCTCTTCCGGTATTTGGATCCGGGCGAACCACGGGAACACAGGGGGAGGACTATATTACACAGGCAAGAGATGAACTTTCTGCCCTCTTTGGAGTGGGCGATCCGGAAAACATTATCTTCACTCACAATGCGACAGATTCCTTAAACCTCCTCATATCCGGGTTCCTTGCTAATCAGAAACAGACATGCGGTGTTCTCACAACGGCGCTGGACCACAACTCGGTTCTCAGACCCCTCCACGAATATCAGCGGATGGGCCGTCTCCGGCTTGGGATTCTTCCCTTCGAACGTGGGGTGGTCAGCCCTGAATCGGTCGAAGAGGCCATTCAGAAGGACACCCGACTCATGGTAATGACGCACGCCAGCAATGTTCTCGGCTCCGTCCAGGACATTAAAGTGATCGGCGACATCCTCCATGACCGCGGGATATATTTCATTGTGGATGGAGCCCAGACTGCCGGACATATTCCCATCAATCTCCGTCACCTGCCGGTTGATGCCTTTGTTTTCACCGGTCACAAAGCATTATTCGGTGTTCCAGGGACCGGAGGATTTTATCTGAGGGATCCGCAGGCGATCTCTCCGGTAAGATTCGGCGGGACCGGCACGAACTCTCAGTCGTTATTTCACCCCGGGGAAATGCCGGAAAGGTTCGAAGCAGGAACACAAAACTATCCGGGCCTTGCGGCTCTCACTGCCGGCGTACGGTTCATCAAAGAAAAAGGGATCCCGGCTATCAGAGACAAAGCGGAAAAACAGTCCGTATATATTATCCGGGAACTCAAAAAAGAGGAAAAAATTACCGTCTACCATGAAACCCCGAAAGTGCCGGTCATTGCTTTCAATATTCGCGGACTCTCAAACGATGATGTGGGTTTCATCCTTGCCAGAGCATATAACATAATTACCCGTACGGGTCTTCACTGTGCCCCGCTGGCACACAAAATCATAGACGACGGACAGGGATGCATCCGTATGAGCCTTTCCTGTATGACAACAGACGAAGAATGCCGTCTCGCAGTTGAGGCCGTACGAGAGATCGCCCAAAATGCGGATTAA
- a CDS encoding TIGR04083 family peptide-modifying radical SAM enzyme, which produces MKNPFHVMIIPTLGCPGRCKYCWSSDETSPRMSLDTIDDIVRWLKPLEDQRVTFTFHGGEPLLAGAEFYRQALPKIAEGLPHLSPEFAMQTNLWLMDDELAEILAEYRVPIGSSIDGPQELTNYQRGDEYYERCLAGYKIAVDHGLLVRFICTFTNSSVKQKEEIVNFFKEQSWVMKLHPALQSLKGENPNAWTLAPEEYGELLVYLLDEAIEHADDLEIMNINDLCRCVFTRAGSVCTYTDCMGTTFAVGPDGEIYPCYRFIGMPEWVMGHIRDAPSIESLMASHAGKHMLAFKEFVDTACKDCSHITYCRGGCPYNAIAPTGGSLEGVDPHCAAYKRIFDEITTRLNEEMNAAPVSRVSRVKRQKKPSVTRLIQKIVEE; this is translated from the coding sequence ATGAAAAATCCGTTTCATGTCATGATTATTCCGACACTCGGGTGCCCCGGACGCTGCAAATACTGCTGGAGTTCGGACGAAACGTCCCCGAGAATGTCCCTTGACACGATAGACGATATTGTCAGGTGGCTCAAACCGCTCGAAGATCAGCGGGTCACGTTTACCTTTCACGGCGGGGAACCTCTGCTTGCCGGGGCAGAATTTTACCGGCAGGCTCTCCCAAAAATCGCAGAGGGACTCCCGCATCTTTCGCCAGAGTTTGCCATGCAAACGAATCTCTGGCTGATGGATGACGAACTCGCCGAAATTCTTGCAGAATACCGGGTGCCGATCGGCTCGTCCATCGACGGGCCGCAGGAGCTGACGAATTATCAGCGGGGCGATGAGTATTATGAACGCTGCCTTGCCGGTTACAAAATCGCCGTGGATCACGGTCTTTTGGTCAGGTTCATCTGTACGTTCACCAACTCTTCCGTGAAGCAGAAAGAGGAGATCGTGAACTTTTTCAAGGAACAGAGCTGGGTCATGAAACTCCATCCGGCTCTGCAGTCACTGAAAGGAGAAAATCCGAATGCATGGACCCTTGCACCGGAGGAGTACGGCGAACTTCTGGTCTATCTTCTGGACGAGGCGATCGAACATGCAGACGATCTTGAGATCATGAACATCAATGATCTCTGCCGCTGCGTGTTTACCCGGGCAGGGAGTGTCTGCACCTATACAGATTGTATGGGAACGACGTTTGCCGTCGGACCGGATGGGGAGATCTATCCGTGTTACCGGTTTATCGGGATGCCGGAGTGGGTGATGGGCCATATCCGGGATGCTCCGTCAATCGAGAGTCTGATGGCGAGCCACGCCGGAAAACACATGCTGGCATTCAAGGAGTTTGTGGATACGGCATGTAAAGACTGTTCGCATATTACGTACTGCAGAGGGGGATGTCCCTATAATGCGATAGCACCGACCGGGGGATCCCTCGAGGGAGTCGATCCTCACTGTGCTGCGTACAAAAGGATCTTCGATGAAATCACAACACGGCTGAATGAGGAAATGAATGCAGCGCCGGTGAGCAGAGTTTCACGGGTGAAAAGGCAGAAAAAGCCGAGTGTGACGAGACTTATCCAAAAGATCGTTGAAGAATAA
- a CDS encoding peptidylprolyl isomerase, protein MTAQKVLLSTNHGDIVLELREDMPVTAGNFAKLVADGFYDDVTFHRIIDGFMIQGGDPTGTGCGGPGYKIPDEFMPDNKNNKGTISMANAGPNTGGSQFFINLANNNYLDKAHPAFGKVVEGMEIVEKLGKVKTNYSDKPLEAVVIVKATLL, encoded by the coding sequence ATGACAGCACAGAAAGTACTTCTTTCCACCAATCACGGGGATATCGTCCTCGAACTCCGTGAGGACATGCCGGTGACCGCCGGCAATTTTGCAAAACTTGTCGCGGACGGATTCTACGACGATGTTACCTTCCATCGAATCATCGACGGATTCATGATTCAGGGCGGCGACCCGACCGGAACCGGCTGCGGCGGACCTGGCTACAAAATTCCCGACGAGTTTATGCCGGACAACAAAAACAACAAGGGTACGATTTCTATGGCAAATGCCGGACCAAATACCGGCGGCAGTCAGTTTTTCATCAACCTTGCCAACAACAACTATCTCGACAAAGCCCACCCGGCTTTTGGAAAAGTCGTTGAGGGTATGGAGATTGTCGAAAAACTCGGCAAGGTCAAGACAAACTACTCTGACAAACCCTTAGAAGCTGTTGTGATCGTAAAAGCAACCCTTCTCTAA
- the hcp gene encoding hydroxylamine reductase produces the protein MYCQQCQEAKSPACTSGGVCGKNAVIAAYQDAVLFTLSGLAYRLESADKNLEPCVLEALFSTLTNTGFDKNRFLGYLTCITSHKDALPTAPGEPAACAWTPKSEEEIVTSGLTGLDKIENANTRSLYSLLLFGIKGLAAYYSHAVILGKTDETVLPFITKALASRFKDLDIQERIGLVLEFGGIGVKTLALLDSANQTYGIPEITSVSSKVGTNPGILVTGHDLKDLELLLKATENTGIDIYTHGEMLPAHAYPGLKKYPHLKGNYGSSWANQRTELPKFNGPILFTTNCLVPPAASYEKFVFTTGAVGFPGCPHIGENPDGTKDFSALISLAKTCRAPEDLHTPALLTGCAHDAVVSLAPKVLELVNTGKIKRFVVMAGCDGRDKKREYYTEFAKALPKDTVILTAGCAKYRYNFLDLGDIEGIPRILDAGQCNDSYSLVVIALTLAEACKCGVNDLPISYNIAWYEQKAVLVLLALLHLGIKNIMLGPSLPNFVSPDVLDVLVKTFGIQASSSVEEDLVKLKCV, from the coding sequence ATGTACTGTCAACAATGTCAGGAAGCAAAATCTCCCGCCTGTACTTCAGGCGGAGTCTGTGGAAAAAACGCCGTGATCGCAGCATATCAGGACGCTGTACTCTTTACTCTGTCTGGACTTGCCTATCGGCTGGAATCAGCGGACAAAAATCTTGAACCCTGTGTTCTTGAAGCCCTGTTTTCAACGCTGACCAATACCGGGTTTGATAAAAACCGGTTTCTCGGATACCTTACGTGTATTACATCTCACAAAGATGCACTCCCGACAGCCCCGGGAGAGCCGGCGGCGTGTGCATGGACGCCAAAATCCGAAGAGGAGATCGTAACCTCCGGGCTTACGGGTCTTGACAAAATCGAGAACGCCAATACCAGATCACTCTACTCCCTTCTGCTTTTCGGCATCAAAGGGCTCGCTGCATATTATTCCCATGCAGTCATTCTCGGAAAGACTGACGAGACGGTTCTGCCGTTCATCACAAAAGCCCTCGCTTCCAGATTCAAGGACCTGGATATCCAGGAAAGGATCGGTCTTGTTTTGGAATTCGGAGGGATCGGTGTGAAAACCCTCGCTCTGCTGGACTCGGCAAACCAAACCTACGGGATCCCTGAAATCACCAGCGTGTCGAGCAAGGTCGGGACGAATCCGGGGATCCTCGTGACCGGTCACGACTTAAAAGACCTGGAACTTCTCCTCAAAGCCACGGAAAATACCGGGATCGACATCTACACGCACGGAGAAATGCTGCCTGCGCATGCATATCCGGGGCTGAAGAAGTATCCCCACCTGAAAGGCAATTACGGATCATCCTGGGCAAATCAGCGGACTGAACTCCCGAAATTCAACGGACCCATCCTCTTCACGACAAACTGTCTGGTCCCGCCGGCAGCTTCCTATGAAAAGTTTGTGTTCACCACCGGAGCGGTCGGATTTCCCGGATGCCCCCACATAGGAGAAAATCCCGACGGAACCAAAGACTTTAGCGCCCTCATCAGCCTCGCAAAAACCTGCCGGGCACCCGAAGATCTGCACACACCCGCTCTTTTGACGGGATGTGCCCATGATGCGGTCGTTTCCCTTGCACCGAAAGTCCTTGAGCTCGTCAATACCGGAAAAATCAAAAGATTTGTGGTGATGGCAGGCTGCGACGGACGCGACAAAAAACGTGAGTATTATACCGAGTTTGCCAAAGCTCTGCCAAAGGATACGGTCATCCTCACCGCAGGATGCGCCAAATACCGATACAATTTCCTGGATCTTGGCGACATCGAAGGCATCCCGCGTATCCTGGATGCCGGGCAGTGCAATGATTCCTACAGTCTGGTCGTGATCGCGCTCACCTTAGCAGAAGCCTGTAAATGCGGTGTCAATGATCTGCCGATTTCCTACAACATCGCCTGGTACGAACAGAAAGCGGTCCTGGTTTTACTCGCCCTCCTCCATCTGGGTATCAAAAACATCATGCTCGGACCGTCACTCCCCAATTTCGTCTCCCCGGATGTATTGGATGTTCTGGTGAAAACATTCGGAATTCAGGCAAGTTCTTCGGTCGAAGAGGATTTGGTCAAACTGAAGTGCGTTTGA
- a CDS encoding helix-turn-helix domain-containing protein, protein MDECCTVNLTVRYLTKKWTLLIILELYKGDNYTRRFSELKASLPEITPKILSERLQELEAENIISKKIDATIVPVKSEYTLTESGVELIEVIRTIKYWALKWKIDNIPCGSQECKLCKL, encoded by the coding sequence ATGGATGAGTGCTGCACCGTAAACCTGACCGTAAGGTATCTGACGAAAAAATGGACTCTGCTCATTATTCTGGAGTTGTATAAGGGGGATAATTATACGCGGAGATTCTCGGAACTGAAAGCGAGCCTCCCTGAAATAACGCCGAAGATACTTTCTGAACGTCTGCAGGAACTGGAAGCGGAGAATATCATCTCCAAAAAAATCGATGCAACAATCGTTCCGGTAAAGTCAGAATACACGCTTACCGAAAGCGGCGTTGAACTTATTGAGGTCATTCGCACTATTAAATACTGGGCATTGAAATGGAAGATCGACAACATTCCGTGCGGCAGTCAGGAGTGCAAACTCTGTAAGCTTTGA
- a CDS encoding TspO/MBR family protein has protein sequence MNAKISSRTVYLMIGFAVLSLFAGFLGTLVTITGPDSWFALELIKPVWQPPNFLFAPVWTTLYILMGIAAGLVFAQGWEKKEVKIAMVLFLIQLGLNVLWSYMFFGWHLLLGSTIEIIVLWVMICVTMYFFYKVSRPAAYLLIPYILWVTFATVLTATIWMIN, from the coding sequence ATGAATGCAAAAATCTCTTCCCGTACGGTATATCTCATGATCGGCTTTGCCGTACTCTCGCTTTTTGCCGGATTTCTTGGAACCCTTGTCACGATCACCGGTCCCGACTCGTGGTTCGCTCTTGAACTGATCAAACCTGTCTGGCAGCCGCCGAACTTTCTGTTTGCCCCGGTGTGGACCACTCTGTATATCCTGATGGGTATTGCCGCCGGTCTGGTCTTTGCACAAGGCTGGGAGAAAAAAGAGGTTAAGATCGCAATGGTGCTCTTTTTGATCCAGCTTGGACTCAATGTCCTGTGGTCGTATATGTTCTTCGGCTGGCACCTTCTTCTCGGATCGACGATCGAGATCATCGTCCTTTGGGTAATGATCTGTGTAACGATGTATTTCTTCTACAAGGTCAGCCGTCCGGCAGCTTACCTGCTGATCCCGTATATCCTCTGGGTGACTTTTGCCACAGTCCTGACTGCCACAATCTGGATGATCAACTAG
- the infB gene encoding translation initiation factor IF-2: MEEHIRTPIVCVLGHVDHGKTSLLDRIRGSKVVAGEAGAITQHIGATLIPFDSIAKMGGDLGKLKTSVPGLLFIDTPGHHAFTTLRARGGALADIAILVVDVNEGFKQQTIEALQILRTCKTPFVIAATKLDKIPGWRPTPNASFQKAYKNQSERVQTECENRVYQLVGKLSEMGFNSERFDRVSDFQRNLVIVPVSSMTGEGIGDLLMIMIGLAQRYLTEGLKTTTSGPGVGTVLEVKEEKGLGTTLDVILYDGIISVGDEIGIAGSDGALTTKVRALLQPRPLKEILIEDQFMRVKSVVAAAGVKISAPNLESIVAGSPIRVIRGDHDEVLAKINEEMQEINIKLSDVGVSVRADTIGALEALSNELDAKNIPIMRASVGPLSRRDLIDISVIKEDLFKVALCFNVPLLPDAEAMVRDEEVGVKIFSNRVIYKLLDDYLEWRDEVIRAKEAKQFETVVLPAKFSILPGCVFRMSGPAVVGVRVLGGTLRPKVSIATRDGRIVGEIKQIKLNKETIGEAKEGAEVAVSIEGVTIGRQIDVGETLYVAIPERHVKVLETEMLSHLNAETVEALDEYTSIFRKTQPFWGK; encoded by the coding sequence ATGGAAGAACACATCAGAACTCCCATCGTCTGCGTTTTGGGGCACGTAGATCATGGAAAAACATCGCTCCTCGACCGTATTCGCGGGTCGAAAGTAGTTGCAGGCGAAGCAGGAGCGATTACCCAGCATATCGGTGCAACTCTCATCCCGTTTGACTCTATTGCAAAAATGGGCGGTGATCTGGGCAAGCTCAAAACCTCGGTCCCGGGACTGCTGTTTATCGACACGCCCGGCCATCATGCATTCACTACGCTTCGGGCTCGGGGCGGGGCTCTTGCCGATATCGCGATTTTAGTCGTCGATGTGAATGAAGGGTTCAAACAGCAGACGATCGAAGCACTTCAGATTCTCCGGACCTGTAAAACCCCGTTTGTTATCGCGGCAACCAAGCTCGACAAGATTCCCGGCTGGCGTCCGACCCCGAATGCTTCGTTCCAGAAAGCATACAAAAATCAGAGCGAACGGGTTCAGACCGAGTGTGAAAACCGCGTGTATCAGCTCGTCGGCAAGCTTTCGGAGATGGGTTTCAACTCCGAACGGTTTGACCGGGTGAGTGATTTCCAGCGCAATCTCGTGATCGTTCCGGTGAGCAGCATGACAGGTGAAGGGATCGGCGATCTTTTGATGATCATGATCGGACTTGCCCAGAGGTATCTCACGGAAGGACTCAAGACGACCACCTCCGGTCCCGGTGTCGGCACCGTCCTCGAGGTCAAGGAAGAGAAAGGTCTTGGGACGACGCTTGACGTTATCCTCTATGATGGAATCATCAGTGTGGGCGATGAGATCGGTATTGCCGGAAGTGATGGGGCACTGACGACCAAAGTCCGTGCTCTTCTCCAGCCCCGGCCCCTCAAAGAGATCCTCATCGAGGATCAGTTTATGCGGGTCAAATCTGTCGTAGCGGCGGCCGGTGTCAAGATTTCCGCGCCGAATCTCGAATCGATCGTTGCGGGCTCCCCGATCCGTGTGATACGCGGCGATCATGACGAGGTTCTGGCGAAGATCAACGAGGAGATGCAGGAGATCAACATTAAACTCTCCGATGTCGGGGTAAGCGTCCGGGCCGACACGATCGGTGCGTTGGAGGCTCTCTCCAACGAACTGGATGCGAAAAACATCCCGATTATGCGTGCGAGCGTGGGTCCGCTGTCCCGCCGCGATCTGATCGATATCAGCGTGATAAAGGAAGATCTGTTCAAAGTTGCTCTCTGTTTCAACGTTCCTCTCCTTCCCGATGCCGAAGCGATGGTCCGTGATGAAGAAGTGGGTGTGAAGATTTTCTCCAACCGGGTCATCTACAAACTTCTCGATGACTATCTGGAGTGGCGTGATGAAGTGATCCGCGCTAAAGAGGCGAAACAGTTCGAGACGGTCGTGCTCCCTGCGAAGTTTTCTATTCTCCCGGGATGTGTCTTCAGGATGAGCGGTCCTGCGGTCGTCGGTGTGCGCGTTTTAGGGGGAACCCTCCGTCCGAAGGTCAGCATCGCGACACGTGACGGAAGAATCGTCGGGGAGATCAAACAGATCAAGCTGAACAAAGAGACCATTGGCGAGGCAAAAGAGGGCGCAGAGGTCGCCGTTTCGATAGAAGGGGTCACGATCGGCAGACAGATCGACGTCGGTGAGACGCTGTATGTCGCGATTCCCGAGCGCCATGTGAAGGTTTTGGAGACGGAAATGCTCTCGCATTTAAATGCTGAAACCGTCGAAGCGTTGGATGAGTACACTTCCATCTTCCGGAAAACACAGCCTTTCTGGGGCAAGTAG
- a CDS encoding 30S ribosomal protein S6e translates to MVDFKVVLSDPKTGLSYKIDAAGAAAGALLGKKIGTEVDGAPFGMSGYKITITGGSDKTGTPARPDLPGNGRRGLMISDGFGFNATHNGERRRKSQRGNEIAADFVQVNAKITVYGEKPVTEIFAAAAE, encoded by the coding sequence ATGGTAGACTTTAAGGTCGTACTGTCAGACCCGAAAACCGGTCTTTCGTACAAAATAGATGCAGCGGGTGCAGCAGCAGGTGCTCTTCTTGGAAAGAAGATCGGCACAGAAGTTGACGGCGCTCCGTTCGGCATGAGCGGCTATAAGATCACGATCACCGGCGGATCCGACAAGACTGGAACTCCGGCACGCCCTGACCTTCCGGGTAACGGCAGAAGAGGTCTTATGATCTCCGACGGATTCGGCTTCAATGCAACCCACAACGGCGAGAGAAGAAGAAAGAGCCAGCGCGGAAACGAGATCGCTGCCGACTTCGTTCAGGTTAATGCAAAAATTACCGTTTACGGTGAAAAACCGGTTACCGAGATTTTTGCTGCAGCAGCAGAATAA
- a CDS encoding DUF2240 family protein → MTERETAVAAPFRHRNADHLRQVDLIFYYTQDKKWMSLDKAKKLISIAEKTGLIKKENTGDYSLREDLREVKIPLGFRPTDEIFVIDESETIDTLEKLLGTIAETAKIEKKELVSEMERIRKHFDDLIGPEAAVILLAKKYRVPYGPYKADLIKRIEE, encoded by the coding sequence ATGACCGAACGCGAGACCGCAGTCGCCGCCCCTTTTCGACACAGAAATGCCGATCATCTTCGTCAGGTTGATCTGATTTTTTATTACACCCAGGATAAAAAATGGATGAGCCTGGACAAAGCAAAAAAACTGATCTCCATCGCGGAGAAAACAGGACTCATCAAAAAAGAAAACACCGGAGACTACTCGCTGCGCGAAGACCTCCGCGAGGTGAAGATCCCGCTCGGATTTCGCCCAACGGACGAGATCTTTGTCATCGATGAAAGTGAGACGATCGATACTCTTGAAAAACTTCTCGGCACCATCGCCGAAACGGCAAAAATCGAAAAGAAAGAACTGGTCAGCGAGATGGAACGCATCAGAAAACATTTTGACGATCTGATCGGCCCCGAAGCAGCAGTCATACTCCTTGCAAAAAAATACCGCGTCCCATACGGACCTTACAAAGCCGACCTTATCAAAAGGATCGAAGAATAA